In Pseudobdellovibrio exovorus JSS, the genomic stretch GTTCAAAACCTGGGTAGTTTTCAACTTCTGTTGTGATCATCAACTGACCGCCAGCCTCTTCACCTTCGATCATCAAAGGTTCTAAATTAGCCCGGGCTGAATATACAGCTGAAGTTAAACCAGCAGGGCCAGAGCCAATAATAATGACGTTTTCGATTTTTTTATCTGACATAAACAACCACCCATTGATTAGGAATTATACTTATTTGCGGCTCTGTTTAATATAGTCGATAAGTCTTTTTGCCACAACATCGGGGTTTTCGGCTCTATCATTTAATCGAGGCTCGCTATGAGACAACAAGAGGCCATCTGCATATATCATAGGCTAAAAATAGCACCTCTAGCCTGAGCATCTGTATAGGCCGCCCAAAAGGATGAACTTTTCCCCACACGGAATTTAGACTATCCTGAATACAGAAATGCCAAAAGTAATCATTCCGCAGAAAAATATGACCCTTGATGTTGAAGTCGGCAGCAACCTGATGCAGGTGCTTCTACAGGCAGGACTTCCTGTGGCCTCTTCCTGCGATGGCGATGGTATCTGCAGCATGTGCCGCATGAAAATCAGCGGAGATGTCAACCCACCAGAGCTCTATGAAATGGACAGCTTAAAACGCAATAAGTGCGAAGAGGGCGATCGCCTGAGCTGCCAAATCTCCATCACCCAAGACATCACAGTGCACACCAAATATTGGTAATGCCCTGTTATAATTTTCCTGAACTTCAATGTCAGATACTTATTTGATTAAGCGGATGTAATTGATTTCAATTCCCTGCTTGACGAAAATCTTTTCAAAGCTTGTTTGAAAATTTTCTTCGAAGTACTTTCCACCCTCGCCGTATAAGTTCAAAGTTTGAAATTCTACCTTGTAAGGAGTTTCTTTGATTTCATCCAAAGCCCATAGGAAGTATTCGCGAGAATCTGTTTTAAACTCTAAGAAGCTACCTTCACGCTGCATATCGTAGAGCCATTTAAGGATCACACGATTCACCACGCGATTGCGCGGTTTGCGTGGAGTCACCCACGGATCAGGAAAGTGAATGTAGATATTATTCACTTCATTTTTTGCAAACAACTTATCAATATTAAACGCGTGATAACGGCAAATCGCTGAATTGCGTAGCCCCAGAGCCTGCGCACGGCGAATGGATTGGATCAATGGTTTATATTTCAATTCAAGACCCACCAAAAATCGCTCAGGATACTTATTCGCATGATGAGCAAAGTGCATACCTGCGCCTGTTCCGATTTCCACATCGAGGGCGCGATCTTCAGTCGTATGAAAGATTTCGGATCTCCATTTACCT encodes the following:
- a CDS encoding 2Fe-2S iron-sulfur cluster-binding protein, translated to MPKVIIPQKNMTLDVEVGSNLMQVLLQAGLPVASSCDGDGICSMCRMKISGDVNPPELYEMDSLKRNKCEEGDRLSCQISITQDITVHTKYW
- the trmB gene encoding tRNA (guanine(46)-N(7))-methyltransferase TrmB, producing MENMEDTVKRPRINLTRLLPRQNAYTLALDNEYRLHAFNEERAPLNQGKWRSEIFHTTEDRALDVEIGTGAGMHFAHHANKYPERFLVGLELKYKPLIQSIRRAQALGLRNSAICRYHAFNIDKLFAKNEVNNIYIHFPDPWVTPRKPRNRVVNRVILKWLYDMQREGSFLEFKTDSREYFLWALDEIKETPYKVEFQTLNLYGEGGKYFEENFQTSFEKIFVKQGIEINYIRLIK